In the Passer domesticus isolate bPasDom1 chromosome 4, bPasDom1.hap1, whole genome shotgun sequence genome, one interval contains:
- the GSR gene encoding glutathione reductase, mitochondrial isoform X2, producing the protein MAAAAYELLVLGGGSGGLAGARRAAELGARVALVEPQRLGGTCVNVGCVPKKVMWNTAVHAEFVHDHADYGFETAGVKFNWRTIKEKRDAYVRRLNDIYENNVKKAHIDIIRGYGKFTADPEPTIEVNGKKYTAPHILIATGGRPAVPADSEIPGASLGMTSDGFFDLEELPRRSVVVGAGYIAVEMVGILSTLGSKSSLLIRHDKVLRTFDSLISSNCTQELENTGVDVWKHAQVKKVTKSPRGLLEVTVASVAPGHKPREEVIRDVDCLLWAVGREPNSDGLGLDRVGVRVDPKGHVLVDEYQNTTRRGIYAVGDVCGRALLTPVAIAAGRKLAHRLFEGKQDSRLDYENIPTVVFSHPPIGTVGLTEEEAVATHGKDNVKIYNTSFTPLYHAVTQRKVKCVMKLVCAGKEEKVVGLHMQGLGCDEMLQGFAVAIKMGATKADLDNTVAIHPTSAEELVTLR; encoded by the exons ATGGCGGCGGCCGCCTacgagctgctggtgctgggcgGCGGCTCCGGGGGGCTGGCGGGGGCCCGCCGGGCGGCCGAGCTCGGAGCGCGGGTGGCGCTGGTGGAGCCGCAGCGCCTGGGCGGCACCTGC GTCAATGTTGGATGTGTGCCAAAGAAG GTGATGTGGAACACGGCGGTCCACGCGGAGTTTGTCCACGATCACGCTGACTATGGCTTTGAAACTGCGGGGGTCAAGTTCAACTGGAG GACCATCAAGGAGAAGCGTGACGCGTACGTGCGGCGCCTCAATGACATCTATGAGAACAATGTGAAGAAG GCTCACATTGACATCATCCGGGGCTATGGCAAGTTCACCGCTGATCCCGAGCCAACCATCGAAGTGAATGGGAAGAAGTACACGGCTCCTCACATCCTGATAGCCACGGGAGGGCGCCCGGCCGTGCCTGCTGACAGCGAAATTCCTG GTGCCAGTCTGGGGATGACCAGTGACGGCTTCTTtgacctggaggagctgcccaG GCGCAGCGTCGTTGTGGGGGCCGGCTACATCGCGGTGGAGATGGTGGGGATCCTCTCCACGCTGGGCTCCAAGTCCTCCCTGCTCATCCGCCACGACAAG GTGCTGCGGACCTTTGACTCCCTGATCAGCTCCAACTGCACCCAGGAGCTGGAGAACACGGGGGTGGATGTCTGGAAGCACGCACAG GTCAAGAAGGTCACCAAGTCTCCACGGGGGCTGCTGGAGGTGACAGTGGCCTCGGTGGCACCCGGCCACAAGCCGAGGGAGGAGGTGATCCGGGACGTGGACTGCCTGCTGTGGGCCGTGGGGCGGGAGCCCAACTCCGACGGGCTGGGCCTGGACCGAGTG GGCGTGCGGGTGGACCCCAAGGGCCACGTGCTTGTGGATGAGTACCAGAACACCACCAGGAGAGGGATCTATGCCGTGGGGGATGTCTGTGGCAGAGCCCTCCTCACGCCAG TGGCCATCGCGGCTGGCAGGAAGCTGGCCCACAGGCTCTTCGAGGGCAAGCAGGACTCCCGGCTGGACTACGAGAACATCCCCACGGTCGTCTTCAGCCACCCGCCCATCGGCACCGTGGGGCTCACTGAag aggAGGCTGTGGCCACGCATGGGAAGGACAACGTGAAGATCTACAACACGTCCTTCACGCCCTTGTACCACGCTGTCACCCAGAGGAAGGTGAAGTGTGTCATGAAGCTGGTGTGCGCTGGCAaggaggagaag GTGGTGGGATTGCACATGCAAGGGCTGGGCTGTGACGAGATGCTGCAGGGCTTTGCCGTGGCCATCAAAATGGGCGCCACCAAGGCCGACCTGGACAACACCGTTGCCATTCACCCCACTTCTGCCGAGGAGCTGGTGACACTGCGCTGA
- the GSR gene encoding glutathione reductase, mitochondrial isoform X1 gives MAAAAYELLVLGGGSGGLAGARRAAELGARVALVEPQRLGGTCVNVGCVPKKVMWNTAVHAEFVHDHADYGFETAGVKFNWRTIKEKRDAYVRRLNDIYENNVKKAHIDIIRGYGKFTADPEPTIEVNGKKYTAPHILIATGGRPAVPADSEIPGASLGMTSDGFFDLEELPRRSVVVGAGYIAVEMVGILSTLGSKSSLLIRHDKVLRTFDSLISSNCTQELENTGVDVWKHAQVKKVTKSPRGLLEVTVASVAPGHKPREEVIRDVDCLLWAVGREPNSDGLGLDRVVRWQRVPSVLLGGRPGSLGVPRVFGVPLALQSLSQVPREPSHPCWSTCGCCVPRQGVRVDPKGHVLVDEYQNTTRRGIYAVGDVCGRALLTPVAIAAGRKLAHRLFEGKQDSRLDYENIPTVVFSHPPIGTVGLTEEEAVATHGKDNVKIYNTSFTPLYHAVTQRKVKCVMKLVCAGKEEKVVGLHMQGLGCDEMLQGFAVAIKMGATKADLDNTVAIHPTSAEELVTLR, from the exons ATGGCGGCGGCCGCCTacgagctgctggtgctgggcgGCGGCTCCGGGGGGCTGGCGGGGGCCCGCCGGGCGGCCGAGCTCGGAGCGCGGGTGGCGCTGGTGGAGCCGCAGCGCCTGGGCGGCACCTGC GTCAATGTTGGATGTGTGCCAAAGAAG GTGATGTGGAACACGGCGGTCCACGCGGAGTTTGTCCACGATCACGCTGACTATGGCTTTGAAACTGCGGGGGTCAAGTTCAACTGGAG GACCATCAAGGAGAAGCGTGACGCGTACGTGCGGCGCCTCAATGACATCTATGAGAACAATGTGAAGAAG GCTCACATTGACATCATCCGGGGCTATGGCAAGTTCACCGCTGATCCCGAGCCAACCATCGAAGTGAATGGGAAGAAGTACACGGCTCCTCACATCCTGATAGCCACGGGAGGGCGCCCGGCCGTGCCTGCTGACAGCGAAATTCCTG GTGCCAGTCTGGGGATGACCAGTGACGGCTTCTTtgacctggaggagctgcccaG GCGCAGCGTCGTTGTGGGGGCCGGCTACATCGCGGTGGAGATGGTGGGGATCCTCTCCACGCTGGGCTCCAAGTCCTCCCTGCTCATCCGCCACGACAAG GTGCTGCGGACCTTTGACTCCCTGATCAGCTCCAACTGCACCCAGGAGCTGGAGAACACGGGGGTGGATGTCTGGAAGCACGCACAG GTCAAGAAGGTCACCAAGTCTCCACGGGGGCTGCTGGAGGTGACAGTGGCCTCGGTGGCACCCGGCCACAAGCCGAGGGAGGAGGTGATCCGGGACGTGGACTGCCTGCTGTGGGCCGTGGGGCGGGAGCCCAACTCCGACGGGCTGGGCCTGGACCGAGTGGTGAGATGGCAGCGCGTGCCCTCCGTGCTGCTGGGGGGACGCCCCGGGTCTCTGGGTGTCCCGCGGGTATTTGGGGTTCCCTTGGCTCTCCAGAGCCTGTCACAGGTGCCCCGTGAgccctcccatccctgctggagcaCATGTGGCTGCTGTGTCCCACGGCAGGGCGTGCGGGTGGACCCCAAGGGCCACGTGCTTGTGGATGAGTACCAGAACACCACCAGGAGAGGGATCTATGCCGTGGGGGATGTCTGTGGCAGAGCCCTCCTCACGCCAG TGGCCATCGCGGCTGGCAGGAAGCTGGCCCACAGGCTCTTCGAGGGCAAGCAGGACTCCCGGCTGGACTACGAGAACATCCCCACGGTCGTCTTCAGCCACCCGCCCATCGGCACCGTGGGGCTCACTGAag aggAGGCTGTGGCCACGCATGGGAAGGACAACGTGAAGATCTACAACACGTCCTTCACGCCCTTGTACCACGCTGTCACCCAGAGGAAGGTGAAGTGTGTCATGAAGCTGGTGTGCGCTGGCAaggaggagaag GTGGTGGGATTGCACATGCAAGGGCTGGGCTGTGACGAGATGCTGCAGGGCTTTGCCGTGGCCATCAAAATGGGCGCCACCAAGGCCGACCTGGACAACACCGTTGCCATTCACCCCACTTCTGCCGAGGAGCTGGTGACACTGCGCTGA